One Halovivax ruber XH-70 genomic region harbors:
- a CDS encoding ADP-dependent glucokinase/phosphofructokinase yields MADARAQLDADIDALEGLPVFVAYNANVDAIVRVGEALASFLPRPADPGTEAPPTPLASTRDLATAITHTMATGVGDEVAMTDPLAATLEAELSPDSQQMGGQTGIMTNLLTALGAAPVAYTYLLSERQLSQFDHPGAVRYPRVEDGRVRLIPLAEAVDADRTKINWVFEFGAGDELFGVRATEDTRFIAASRPPEFDLVTGDLDAEIDQVGAAVEGALLAGYHNLTPDHVESGYDEALRHARDVVRRLRAGGDVDVHVEYAVTHDDALRAGIYERILPEADVVGVDAHELSMLADDAGLDVVEDRPSEEPPFEATEIVAHYRMCSALLDELDVACLRLHAMQYHLAVIDDYLSPDAVRRGLAFAAVNAASKAARGHIDSSSDLETGLTYERSAVGREAIDRLAAHVGEPTDDGALCSPTVVACPNRVVADPAGTVGIGDIVSSSSFALEQAVASERDDA; encoded by the coding sequence ATGGCCGACGCTCGCGCCCAGCTGGACGCCGACATCGATGCGCTCGAGGGCTTGCCGGTGTTCGTGGCGTACAACGCCAACGTCGACGCGATCGTTCGCGTCGGCGAGGCACTGGCGTCGTTCTTGCCGCGCCCGGCCGACCCGGGAACCGAGGCCCCTCCGACCCCACTCGCGTCGACGCGCGATCTCGCGACCGCGATCACGCACACGATGGCGACGGGCGTGGGAGACGAGGTCGCCATGACAGATCCCCTCGCCGCGACGCTCGAAGCCGAGTTGTCCCCCGATTCGCAGCAGATGGGTGGACAGACCGGGATCATGACGAATCTCCTCACCGCGCTGGGTGCGGCACCAGTCGCGTACACCTACCTGCTCTCGGAGCGACAGCTGTCTCAGTTCGACCACCCCGGGGCAGTCCGGTATCCACGCGTCGAGGACGGCCGCGTCCGCCTGATTCCGTTGGCCGAGGCCGTCGACGCGGACCGGACGAAGATCAACTGGGTGTTCGAGTTCGGGGCCGGCGACGAACTCTTCGGGGTGCGTGCGACCGAGGACACGCGCTTCATCGCCGCCTCGCGACCGCCGGAGTTCGATCTCGTGACGGGCGATCTGGACGCCGAGATCGATCAGGTCGGTGCCGCCGTCGAGGGGGCGCTGCTTGCCGGGTACCACAACCTGACGCCCGACCACGTCGAGAGCGGCTACGACGAGGCACTTCGTCACGCCCGGGACGTCGTTCGCCGCCTCCGCGCCGGTGGCGACGTCGACGTCCACGTCGAGTACGCAGTGACCCACGACGACGCGCTCAGGGCGGGCATCTACGAGCGGATCCTTCCCGAGGCGGACGTCGTCGGCGTCGACGCCCACGAACTGTCGATGCTCGCCGACGACGCCGGACTCGACGTGGTCGAGGACCGTCCGAGCGAGGAGCCACCGTTCGAGGCGACCGAGATCGTCGCCCACTACCGCATGTGTTCGGCCCTGCTCGACGAACTCGACGTCGCCTGCCTGCGGCTCCACGCGATGCAGTACCACCTCGCCGTGATTGACGACTATCTGTCGCCCGACGCCGTCCGCCGGGGACTCGCGTTCGCCGCGGTCAACGCGGCGAGCAAAGCGGCACGAGGCCACATCGATTCGTCCAGTGATCTCGAGACCGGGCTCACCTACGAGCGATCGGCAGTGGGCCGCGAGGCGATCGACCGACTCGCCGCGCACGTCGGCGAACCGACCGACGACGGTGCGCTCTGCTCGCCGACCGTCGTCGCGTGTCCGAACCGCGTCGTCGCGGACCCGGCCGGCACGGTCGGCATCGGTGACATCGTCTCGTCGTCGAGCTTCGCGCTGGAGCAGGCCGTCGCCAGCGAGCGCGACGACGCGTGA
- a CDS encoding universal stress protein produces the protein MRSLVAIDDSDPADRALSYAAEITAAMDASLTVVHAVDPAVYDVGGSEPISSRSDADQRLIVENIADTETRGQAVLESALETIDGVDAEGELLYGDPDVAITDFADQQGFDAIFVGHQGRSRRAEAMLGSVAKAVVERATVPVTVVR, from the coding sequence ATGAGGTCCCTCGTGGCAATCGACGACTCCGACCCCGCCGACCGTGCCCTGTCGTACGCCGCCGAGATTACCGCAGCGATGGACGCCTCACTCACCGTCGTCCACGCGGTCGATCCGGCCGTCTACGACGTTGGCGGCAGCGAACCGATCTCGTCGCGCTCCGACGCCGACCAGCGACTGATCGTCGAGAACATCGCGGACACGGAGACCCGCGGACAGGCCGTCCTCGAGTCGGCGCTCGAAACGATAGACGGGGTCGACGCCGAGGGGGAACTCCTCTACGGCGATCCCGACGTGGCGATCACCGACTTCGCCGACCAACAGGGGTTCGACGCCATCTTCGTCGGCCACCAGGGACGGTCACGTCGCGCCGAGGCCATGCTCGGCAGCGTCGCGAAGGCGGTCGTCGAGCGGGCGACCGTTCCGGTGACCGTGGTCCGCTGA
- a CDS encoding acyl-CoA carboxylase subunit beta: MKVRIGADASADEAEAIASAMAEHVGGEVSVYVGDDAEPAAVEDAAGDTDSPSGTGGTTGTVTPPADDLGPTDREATLREEIAEILAGGPEKYKEQLPEEDKLFVRDRIDLWFSGDGNDFLFEDGRFAEFDADDQLPADGLITGAATFEDRDVHFMANDYTVKRGSMAAKGVEKFLRMQQRALKTGQPVVYLMDSSGGRIDQQTGFFANREGIGKYYYNHSMLSGRVPQICVLYGPCIAGAAYTPVFADFTIMVEGMSAMAIASPRMVQMVTGEEISMQELGGASMHARQSGSADLVARDEEHARELVSQLITYLPDNADEQPPKTPGRQPVASPAGIDSIVPQEPNRGYDMVDLIDRVVDQGSYFELSPDYGKEIITAYARIDGRPVGIVANQPNHRAGAIFPDAAEKAAEFIWKSDAFNVPILYLCDTPGFMAGSQVEKDAILEKGKKFIYATSSATVPQQTVVVRKAYGAGIYAMGGPAYEPESVIGLPSGEIAIMGPEAAINAVYARKLSEIDDEDERAEMEAELREEYREDIDIHRMASEVVIDEIVPPSELRTELANRFAFYEGVEKDLPSKKHGTVL; encoded by the coding sequence ATGAAAGTACGCATCGGGGCGGACGCGTCGGCTGACGAGGCCGAAGCAATCGCGTCGGCGATGGCCGAGCACGTCGGCGGAGAGGTTTCGGTCTACGTCGGTGACGACGCCGAGCCGGCCGCAGTCGAGGACGCCGCTGGTGACACCGACTCGCCATCTGGGACAGGCGGGACGACCGGTACGGTCACCCCACCGGCGGACGATCTGGGACCGACCGACCGCGAAGCAACGCTTCGCGAGGAGATCGCCGAGATCCTCGCGGGCGGCCCGGAGAAGTACAAGGAACAACTCCCCGAGGAGGACAAACTCTTCGTCCGCGACCGGATCGATCTCTGGTTTTCCGGGGACGGGAACGACTTTCTCTTCGAGGATGGCCGGTTCGCGGAGTTCGACGCCGACGACCAGCTCCCCGCCGACGGCCTCATCACCGGCGCCGCGACGTTCGAGGACCGGGACGTCCACTTCATGGCCAACGACTACACGGTCAAGCGCGGGTCGATGGCCGCCAAGGGTGTCGAGAAGTTCCTCCGGATGCAACAGCGCGCGCTGAAGACCGGCCAGCCGGTGGTGTACCTGATGGACTCCTCCGGCGGCCGGATCGACCAGCAGACGGGCTTTTTCGCCAACCGGGAGGGCATCGGCAAGTACTACTACAACCACTCGATGCTCTCGGGGCGCGTCCCGCAGATCTGTGTGCTCTATGGCCCCTGTATCGCCGGTGCCGCGTACACGCCGGTCTTCGCCGACTTCACGATCATGGTCGAGGGGATGTCCGCGATGGCGATCGCCTCGCCGCGGATGGTCCAGATGGTCACCGGCGAGGAGATCAGCATGCAGGAACTGGGCGGTGCGTCGATGCACGCCCGCCAGTCGGGCAGCGCCGACCTCGTGGCCCGCGACGAGGAACACGCCCGCGAACTCGTCTCCCAGCTGATCACCTACCTGCCGGACAACGCCGACGAGCAGCCGCCCAAGACGCCCGGTCGGCAGCCGGTCGCGTCGCCGGCGGGGATCGACTCGATCGTCCCGCAGGAACCGAATCGTGGCTACGACATGGTCGACCTGATCGACCGCGTCGTCGACCAGGGATCGTACTTCGAACTCAGCCCGGACTACGGCAAGGAGATCATCACGGCCTACGCCCGGATCGACGGCCGGCCGGTCGGCATCGTGGCCAACCAGCCGAATCACCGCGCGGGCGCGATCTTCCCCGACGCCGCCGAGAAGGCCGCCGAGTTCATCTGGAAGTCGGACGCGTTCAACGTCCCGATCCTCTATCTCTGCGATACGCCCGGCTTCATGGCCGGCTCGCAGGTCGAGAAGGACGCGATCCTGGAGAAGGGCAAGAAGTTCATCTACGCCACCTCCTCGGCGACGGTGCCCCAGCAGACGGTCGTCGTCCGCAAGGCCTACGGCGCCGGTATCTACGCCATGGGTGGGCCCGCCTACGAACCCGAGAGCGTCATCGGCCTTCCCTCCGGCGAGATCGCGATCATGGGTCCCGAGGCTGCGATCAACGCCGTTTACGCCCGCAAGCTCTCCGAGATCGACGACGAGGACGAACGCGCCGAGATGGAGGCCGAACTTCGCGAGGAGTACCGCGAGGACATCGACATCCACCGGATGGCCAGCGAGGTCGTCATCGACGAGATCGTCCCGCCGAGCGAGCTCCGCACCGAACTCGCGAACCGCTTCGCCTTCTACGAAGGCGTCGAGAAGGACCTCCCGAGCAAGAAACACGGGACGGTCCTGTAG
- a CDS encoding DUF5658 family protein — MSSRTQHALDWSPMPTPSDTERVLWGLVAIVLIGDVVTTIVGLHLGLSESNPIARSAIDGWGVVGMLALKAGAVAIAVACRGLVAPAYRSIVPAALAIPWGAATIVNLYMLSLVV, encoded by the coding sequence ATGAGCAGCCGTACGCAGCACGCCCTCGACTGGTCGCCGATGCCGACCCCGTCCGACACCGAACGCGTCCTGTGGGGCCTGGTCGCTATCGTGCTGATCGGCGACGTCGTGACGACGATCGTCGGCCTCCACCTCGGCCTCTCCGAGTCGAACCCCATCGCTAGATCGGCCATCGACGGCTGGGGCGTCGTCGGCATGCTGGCGCTGAAAGCCGGAGCGGTGGCCATCGCCGTCGCCTGTCGGGGGCTCGTTGCGCCGGCGTATCGATCGATCGTCCCCGCTGCGCTCGCGATTCCGTGGGGCGCGGCGACGATCGTCAATCTCTACATGCTGTCGCTGGTCGTCTAG
- a CDS encoding nucleoside phosphorylase — MTQPHLLVDEGDVHDLALVPGDPGRVDRIASHCDEAETIAENREYRVVNATYEGRDLTICSTGIGSPSAAIAIEELAAVGVETVVRVGTTGALQADLEIGDMIVATGAAKDEGTTKRYEEQTIPAVPDYEVLSALVDAAEAESADVHVGPVATDDAFYAETDEYVTAWEEAGMLAVEMEAAAIFTLARRKGLRAGAICTVDGNLVEGTQKGTDTEDEELPEKAKNNVARAIDISLDAATRL, encoded by the coding sequence ATGACCCAGCCACACCTGCTGGTCGACGAGGGAGACGTCCACGATCTCGCGCTCGTTCCGGGCGATCCGGGACGGGTCGACCGCATCGCGAGCCACTGCGACGAGGCCGAGACGATCGCGGAGAACCGCGAGTACCGGGTCGTCAACGCGACCTACGAGGGTCGCGACCTCACCATCTGTTCGACAGGGATCGGCTCGCCGTCGGCAGCAATTGCGATCGAAGAACTCGCCGCGGTCGGCGTCGAGACGGTCGTCCGGGTCGGAACGACGGGTGCCCTCCAGGCGGACCTCGAGATCGGCGACATGATCGTCGCGACCGGTGCGGCGAAGGACGAGGGAACGACCAAGCGCTACGAAGAACAGACGATCCCGGCCGTTCCAGACTACGAGGTGCTCTCGGCGCTCGTCGACGCCGCCGAGGCCGAATCCGCGGACGTCCACGTCGGTCCCGTCGCGACCGACGACGCGTTTTACGCCGAGACGGACGAGTACGTCACCGCCTGGGAAGAGGCGGGCATGCTCGCCGTCGAGATGGAAGCGGCGGCCATCTTCACGCTCGCCCGCCGGAAAGGCCTGCGCGCCGGCGCCATCTGCACCGTCGACGGCAACCTCGTCGAGGGAACCCAGAAGGGCACGGACACCGAAGACGAAGAGCTCCCGGAGAAGGCGAAGAACAACGTCGCGCGCGCGATCGACATCAGTCTTGACGCGGCGACGCGACTCTAA
- a CDS encoding ubiquitin-like small modifier protein 1, with translation MEWKLFADLAERAGDRHVAVDVEPGATVDDALHALLDGRGDLRDRVLDEDGTLSDGINVLRNGSEIHTQQEGLETTLEAGDELAMFPPVSGG, from the coding sequence ATGGAGTGGAAGCTGTTCGCCGACCTGGCCGAACGCGCCGGCGACAGACACGTGGCCGTCGATGTCGAACCCGGGGCAACCGTCGATGACGCCCTGCACGCCCTCCTCGACGGCCGGGGCGACCTTCGCGATCGCGTCCTCGACGAGGATGGTACCCTCAGCGATGGGATCAACGTCCTCCGCAACGGCAGCGAGATCCATACCCAGCAGGAGGGATTGGAGACGACGCTCGAAGCCGGCGACGAGCTCGCGATGTTTCCGCCGGTCAGCGGCGGGTAG
- a CDS encoding GNAT family N-acetyltransferase — protein MTHATDIEIRRATHDDYEGVAAFTRDLWDDRGGDYLHHVYHDWLEDETDDHKRTFLATVGDDVAGIVQAVMLSSDEAWFQGMRVNPEYRRQGVSRRLNEAGFDWAIEQGATVGRLMTFSWNVAALGAARAGGFAPETEFRFAQPDPDPDADGPHTVSADPDAAWRFWTTSDARTHLRGLTLDADESWAMRDLTRDDLATLADDTAVFAVDGDTGVSGMAYRCRDYERENDDGETVHWAEYGVGAWADVPAAKSLFAAIARDAAELGADETRVLIPETVTAVSDASYAGADLSDEPDFVLGIDLTNY, from the coding sequence ATGACACACGCGACCGACATCGAGATCCGACGCGCAACGCACGACGACTACGAGGGTGTCGCCGCCTTCACCCGCGATCTCTGGGACGACCGCGGCGGCGACTACCTCCACCACGTCTACCACGACTGGCTGGAAGACGAGACCGACGACCACAAACGAACGTTCCTCGCGACCGTCGGCGACGACGTGGCGGGAATCGTCCAGGCGGTCATGCTCTCGTCCGACGAAGCCTGGTTCCAGGGCATGCGGGTCAACCCCGAGTACCGCCGACAGGGTGTCAGTCGCCGGCTCAACGAAGCCGGCTTCGACTGGGCGATCGAACAGGGCGCGACCGTCGGGCGCTTGATGACGTTCTCCTGGAACGTCGCCGCCCTCGGTGCCGCCCGCGCCGGTGGCTTCGCCCCCGAAACCGAGTTCCGCTTCGCCCAGCCCGACCCGGATCCCGACGCCGACGGCCCCCACACCGTCTCGGCCGACCCGGACGCAGCCTGGCGCTTCTGGACGACGAGCGACGCCCGTACTCACCTCCGTGGACTCACACTCGACGCCGACGAGTCCTGGGCCATGCGCGACCTCACCCGCGACGACCTCGCCACCCTCGCCGACGACACCGCCGTCTTCGCCGTCGACGGCGACACCGGCGTCTCGGGAATGGCCTACCGATGCCGCGACTACGAACGTGAAAACGACGACGGCGAGACGGTCCACTGGGCCGAATACGGCGTCGGCGCCTGGGCCGACGTGCCCGCCGCGAAATCCCTCTTCGCCGCCATCGCCCGCGACGCCGCCGAACTCGGCGCCGACGAGACGCGCGTGCTGATCCCCGAAACCGTCACCGCCGTCAGCGACGCCTCCTACGCCGGCGCCGACCTCTCCGACGAACCAGACTTCGTCCTCGGGATCGACCTGACGAACTACTAA
- the gatD gene encoding Glu-tRNA(Gln) amidotransferase subunit GatD: MNPGDRIRVERADRTVEGVCLPSSTPDHLVVKLDGGYNVGIERDEASVEVLESDVHDVGAGDGADDATSEIAFDDSLPTIALLSTGGTIASTVDYRTGAVTAQFDAEDVLRAVPELAGRANYRGRVVSNILSENMEPAIWQDLARAVHEEIDAGADGVVIMHGTDTMQFTAAALSFMLETPVPIVFTGSQRSADRPSSDNVMNAVCAVEAAKADCAEVLVCMHGSESDDTCALHRGTRVRKNHTSRRDAFETVGAEPLGTVDYRAADLRRDEDGQAIDSPETDAVTFHGDYRERGATELTLADDLESDVELVKFTPGMDPAFLDVVEGKDGLVVEGTGLGHVHTDFIPRIEALIEDGTTVVVTSQCLEGRVCDRVYDTGRDLLDAGVVEAGDTLPETALVKLMWALENADGEAVDEIMSRSIAGELQERSVPWT; encoded by the coding sequence ATGAATCCAGGCGACCGGATCCGCGTCGAACGGGCGGATCGAACCGTCGAAGGGGTCTGTCTTCCCTCGAGTACGCCGGACCACCTCGTCGTCAAGCTCGATGGCGGCTACAACGTCGGCATCGAGCGCGACGAGGCCAGCGTCGAAGTCCTCGAGTCGGACGTCCACGACGTCGGGGCCGGTGACGGAGCCGACGACGCGACGTCCGAGATCGCGTTCGACGACTCGCTCCCGACGATCGCACTGCTCTCGACCGGTGGCACCATCGCCTCGACCGTGGACTACCGGACGGGTGCCGTGACCGCCCAGTTCGACGCCGAGGACGTGCTTCGCGCCGTGCCCGAACTCGCCGGGCGAGCGAACTACCGCGGGCGCGTCGTCTCGAACATCCTCTCAGAGAACATGGAACCGGCGATCTGGCAGGATCTCGCTCGGGCCGTCCACGAGGAGATCGACGCCGGCGCCGACGGCGTCGTTATCATGCACGGCACCGACACCATGCAGTTCACCGCCGCCGCACTCTCGTTCATGCTCGAAACGCCGGTTCCGATCGTCTTCACCGGCTCGCAGCGCTCGGCCGACCGACCCTCCTCGGACAACGTCATGAACGCCGTCTGCGCGGTCGAAGCGGCCAAAGCCGACTGTGCCGAGGTCCTCGTCTGTATGCACGGAAGCGAGTCGGACGACACCTGTGCGCTCCACCGGGGCACCCGCGTCCGGAAGAACCACACCTCGCGACGGGACGCCTTCGAGACCGTCGGCGCCGAACCGCTCGGCACCGTCGACTACCGGGCTGCCGACCTCCGGCGGGACGAAGACGGCCAGGCGATCGATTCCCCCGAGACGGACGCCGTCACGTTCCACGGCGACTACCGCGAGCGTGGTGCTACCGAGCTCACCCTCGCCGACGACCTCGAATCCGACGTCGAACTCGTCAAGTTCACGCCCGGGATGGACCCGGCGTTCCTCGACGTGGTCGAGGGGAAAGACGGACTCGTCGTCGAGGGGACCGGCCTCGGGCACGTCCACACCGACTTCATCCCACGCATCGAAGCACTGATCGAGGACGGAACCACCGTCGTCGTGACCAGCCAGTGTCTCGAGGGGCGTGTCTGCGATCGCGTCTACGACACCGGCCGCGACCTGTTGGACGCCGGCGTGGTCGAAGCCGGCGACACCCTCCCGGAAACCGCCCTCGTGAAACTCATGTGGGCGCTCGAAAACGCCGACGGCGAGGCCGTCGACGAGATTATGAGCCGGTCGATCGCCGGCGAACTGCAGGAACGATCCGTGCCGTGGACCTGA
- a CDS encoding metalloregulator ArsR/SmtB family transcription factor, with translation MDSAALLNLLGNENRRRILRLLSRKPCYVTEISEYLGVSPKAVIEHLRKLEEAGLVESRTDDQRRKYFHIARNVRLEVNLSPYGFASKSAYPEGTNVDITSCRHLSLDVGREDDDALSGLLGQLERLERLENELSLAQRWVQGQLCEVLDEISESVGSNGDSRVYADLLASIRREPKSVSAISADLDAPREVVAELLEAMADRGIVRRTERGWELTQQSTVA, from the coding sequence ATGGATTCCGCGGCTCTGCTCAACCTGCTCGGGAACGAGAATCGCCGGCGGATTCTCCGGCTTCTCTCGCGGAAGCCCTGCTACGTGACCGAGATTTCCGAGTACCTGGGCGTGAGCCCCAAGGCCGTCATCGAACACCTCCGGAAACTAGAAGAAGCCGGCCTCGTCGAGAGTCGAACCGACGACCAGCGACGCAAGTACTTCCACATCGCCCGTAACGTCCGCCTCGAGGTGAACCTCTCGCCGTACGGCTTCGCCAGTAAGAGCGCCTACCCCGAAGGGACGAACGTCGACATCACGAGCTGTCGTCACCTCAGCCTCGACGTCGGCCGCGAAGACGACGACGCGCTCTCGGGGCTCCTCGGCCAGCTCGAACGCCTCGAACGCCTCGAGAACGAGCTCTCGCTGGCTCAGCGGTGGGTACAGGGACAGCTCTGTGAGGTACTCGACGAAATCTCAGAGTCGGTCGGCTCGAACGGTGACAGTCGGGTCTACGCGGACCTCCTCGCGAGTATCCGCCGCGAACCAAAGAGCGTCAGCGCCATCAGCGCAGACCTAGACGCCCCGCGCGAGGTCGTCGCAGAACTCCTGGAGGCGATGGCCGATCGGGGCATCGTCCGCCGGACCGAGCGCGGCTGGGAACTCACTCAGCAATCGACGGTGGCGTAA
- a CDS encoding FxLYD domain-containing protein, which yields MPNGESSMSAEESSIPDGEPSMSAGESPRPGRRRWLSVVGASIVGATLAGCLGGGGPSYESGSIPAVNGSNRTAQQQVAATASATTSTASGVSPVESLSLAEHSFVYEGGYQGSTIQGTVRNSGDSQAQLVEVRTRVYDESGAQLGQYMARTGDLAGGDSWAFTVIILENPAVLDRYEITVLGVPG from the coding sequence ATGCCCAACGGGGAGTCGTCGATGTCCGCAGAGGAGTCGTCGATACCCGACGGGGAGCCGTCGATGTCCGCGGGGGAATCACCACGACCCGGGAGGCGTCGCTGGCTATCCGTCGTCGGCGCCAGCATCGTCGGGGCCACACTCGCCGGCTGCCTCGGGGGCGGTGGGCCATCGTACGAATCCGGCTCGATCCCGGCAGTCAACGGCAGTAATCGAACCGCCCAGCAACAGGTCGCGGCGACTGCGAGCGCGACCACGAGCACCGCAAGCGGCGTCTCACCGGTGGAATCGCTCTCGCTTGCCGAGCACTCGTTCGTCTACGAGGGCGGCTATCAGGGATCGACGATTCAGGGAACCGTCAGGAACAGCGGAGACAGCCAGGCACAACTCGTCGAGGTCCGCACCAGAGTGTACGACGAATCCGGGGCCCAGCTCGGGCAGTACATGGCCAGAACCGGAGACCTCGCCGGTGGCGACAGTTGGGCGTTCACCGTCATCATCCTCGAGAATCCAGCAGTGCTCGATCGCTACGAGATCACCGTCCTCGGGGTTCCCGGGTGA
- a CDS encoding HPP family protein, whose amino-acid sequence MGLRDDVSAGINVALHVTMLGGLAWVTGQPILFPSLGPSAYLLATGENPRAEGAYHVVGGHAIAAVAGLATYVVFADGLVSVDAFEAGTPFSPAVGRLVLSGLVAMVLTTIGMLWSNTNHPAACATTLIVALGLMSTPLAVVLIVVSVALLVAFHGVVVERVQARYGVEPTDPR is encoded by the coding sequence ATGGGGCTCAGAGACGACGTCAGTGCCGGGATCAACGTTGCCCTGCACGTTACGATGCTCGGCGGGTTGGCCTGGGTGACCGGTCAGCCGATCCTCTTTCCGAGTCTGGGTCCGTCGGCGTACCTGCTCGCGACGGGCGAGAACCCGCGAGCGGAGGGTGCCTATCACGTCGTCGGCGGCCACGCCATCGCGGCGGTCGCCGGCCTGGCCACGTACGTCGTCTTCGCCGACGGCCTCGTCTCCGTGGACGCGTTCGAAGCGGGGACGCCGTTCTCACCAGCCGTGGGGCGCCTGGTCCTCTCGGGGCTCGTCGCGATGGTACTGACGACGATCGGCATGCTCTGGTCGAACACCAACCACCCGGCCGCCTGCGCGACGACGCTCATCGTCGCCCTGGGGCTCATGTCGACACCGCTCGCGGTCGTCCTCATCGTCGTCTCGGTCGCGCTCTTGGTCGCCTTCCACGGAGTCGTCGTCGAACGAGTGCAAGCGCGCTACGGTGTCGAACCGACGGATCCACGGTAG